The following DNA comes from Picosynechococcus sp. PCC 7003.
ATAGATTACTCTTTAGGACGTTTAGCACCATATTTGGAGCGACCTTGCTTCCGATCCTTAACGCCAGTCGCGTCGAGGGTACCACGAACAATGTGATAACGGACACCAGGTAAATCCTTAACACGACCGCCCCGGATGAGAACAACGGAGTGTTCTTGGAGGTTATGGCCGATGCCAGGAATGTAAGCAGTCACTTCAAAACCAGAAGTCAAACGCACACGAGCTACCTTCCGAAGCGCAGAGTTCGGCTTCTTAGGGGTGGTGGTGTACACACGAGTGCAAACGCCACGACGCTGGGGGCATTGCTTGAGGGCAGGGGACTTAGTCTTTTTCTTGAGCTTGTAGCGCTCTGAACGAATAAGCTGTTGGATAGTTGGCATGGACAATTGCCCTACGCGGATGGTTTAACGTAGGTCATTAACATTGACAAATTACAATCTTAGTGACAAAGATCGGCTACTGTCAAGGTTCTTTCTGAAAGGACTGACCGCAATTACAGGTTTTAGTCGTGTGGGGGTTTTTAAAGCGAAAGCTTCCGCCCATTAAATCTTCGGAGTAGTCAATGCTGAGATCCTTGAGCTGCTCGGCATCACCAGGAGGGATCAAGATATTGATATTGCGGATTGTTTCTTGGCGATCGCCGCTCTGGGGTTGAGAATCTAGGGAAAATTGATAAATGTAATCTAAACAGCCACCGGACTGCACGGTGATCCGGAGATAACTATCGGTCGCTTGGCGACTGCGCTGGATGCGTTTAATTTCTTGGGCGGCGCTGGGGGTGATTTGAATCATTTCAAAAAAGAAAAAGCCAATGGGAACCAAGCTCTACTGGCGAGCATAGTCATCCTGGAAGCGAATAATATCATCTTCGCCTAGGTACTCACCATTTTGCACTTCGATCAGAATCAGGGGCACAACGCCAGGATTCTGGAGGCGATGCTTCGTACAGGCCGGCACATAGGTGGACTGGTTTGGGGTCAGGAGTTCGGTTTTGTCGCCACATTCAACGTGGGCCGTGCCCGACACAACGATCCAATGTTCACTGCGATGGTGATGCATCTGGAGACTGAGGCGATGACCTGGGTTCACTTCGATGCGTTTGATTTTGTAGCCTGGCCCTTCGTCAAGAATTGTAAAAGTGCCCCAGGGTCGAGAATCGGTGGGGCATGGCTGTGTTGGGGCCGTGGTTAGGGGGCTGGTGGATTGTCCCGTCAAGATCATGGGCGTTCAAAAACCGTAGATGACAACAAGAATAATTGTCTTCCATTATGGGTCAGGGACGGCAATTGTGTTGAAACCAATCCTGGAGCAAGCAGCGGCATTCTTTTGCCGCAATCCCACCAATGACCGGGACAGGGTGATTTGAAAAGGACGCATCGGGAAAATTAGCCACACTACGCAGAGCACCGGTCTTGGGATCGTCGGCTCCGTAAATGACTTGTTTTAGCCGGGCTTGGATAATGGCCCCGGCACACATCGGACAAGGTTCTAGGGTGACATAGAGGGTGCAGTCCTGGAGGTGCCAATCTTGACGAATATGGCCAGCCGCACGGAGCACCAGAATTTCAGCGTG
Coding sequences within:
- the rpsL gene encoding 30S ribosomal protein S12: MPTIQQLIRSERYKLKKKTKSPALKQCPQRRGVCTRVYTTTPKKPNSALRKVARVRLTSGFEVTAYIPGIGHNLQEHSVVLIRGGRVKDLPGVRYHIVRGTLDATGVKDRKQGRSKYGAKRPKE
- a CDS encoding iron-sulfur cluster assembly accessory protein, which gives rise to MIQITPSAAQEIKRIQRSRQATDSYLRITVQSGGCLDYIYQFSLDSQPQSGDRQETIRNINILIPPGDAEQLKDLSIDYSEDLMGGSFRFKNPHTTKTCNCGQSFQKEP
- a CDS encoding phosphomannose isomerase type II C-terminal cupin domain, yielding MILTGQSTSPLTTAPTQPCPTDSRPWGTFTILDEGPGYKIKRIEVNPGHRLSLQMHHHRSEHWIVVSGTAHVECGDKTELLTPNQSTYVPACTKHRLQNPGVVPLILIEVQNGEYLGEDDIIRFQDDYARQ
- the tadA gene encoding tRNA adenosine(34) deaminase TadA, whose amino-acid sequence is MITQAAYQRHYHWMQKAIALAKIAGQSGEIPVGAILVDGKNQCLAQSGNRKEKTQDPTAHAEILVLRAAGHIRQDWHLQDCTLYVTLEPCPMCAGAIIQARLKQVIYGADDPKTGALRSVANFPDASFSNHPVPVIGGIAAKECRCLLQDWFQHNCRP